In Candidatus Methylomirabilota bacterium, the genomic stretch GTGGTGCGTCGCTGGACCCGCCGCGAGTACGCGCGGCTGATCGACCACGGCTTCCTCGACGAGGACGACCCGATCGAGCTGCTCGACGGGTTGCTGCTCGTGAAGGAGCCGCAGGCGAGCCCGCACCGGACGGCGGTGCTGCTCGCGGCGAAGGCGGTGGAGCGGGCGTTCGGCGAGGGCTGGTTCGTCCAGACGCAGAGCCCGATCACCCTCGACGACCGGTCCGAGCCGGAGCCGGACGTCTGCGTCGTCCGTGGCTCGCCGCGTGATTACGTCGATGCGCATCCGACGCGCCCGGCGCTCGTCGTCGAGGTCGCTCACTCGGGCTCGCGCCTCGCCCGAGGGCGGAAGGCCGCGGCCTATGCGCGCGCGCGGATCGTGGATTACTGGATCGTCAACCTCGTCGATCGCGTGCTCGAAGTCCACCGCGAGCCGGCGAGACCAGGTCCGGCTCGGCGGCACTGGGGCTACGCGGCGATCGAGACGCTCGGCGCCGACGCCACGGTCACCCCGCTCGCCGCGCCCTCCGCCGGCATCCGCGTCGCCGATCTCCTGCCGTAGGCCTCATGGACTGGCCTTCCGTCGGACCCCGTACCGGGGTAACTCCTCACGCAACACACGACGCAGGGTACCTTCGAGATTCTGTTCGGTCGACTGCGCGACGCTGCGCAAAGCTTGGTTGATGAGGGCCTGATAGCTCCCCCCTCCGGCCTTGTGAACCTGATCCCTAAACCACTGAAGGACGTCGTCGTCGATCCTGATGGTGATTCGCGTCTTGCCGGACGGGGTGCGAAGAACGGCACCGCGACGACCGTACCTAAAATCGTACTGCTTCTTCATCGCGGACGGTCGTCGCGGCACGTGTATGCGACCACGAGAATCCGGCCAAGCGCGTCCATCCCGAGCGTGACGAACCGATCCTCGTCGTCCGAAGTCTCATCGGAAATGGTGATCGCCTGCTCATCGTGAAGCGCGGTTCCGGCGTCCGCGAAGTCGACGCCGTGCTTGCGCAGATTGTCGATTGCCTTCTGGGGATCCCATTCGAGCTCCACAGTCGAGCATATGCACGATCGTGCATATCGTCAAGTCGCTCGATGCGGCCCGGGCAGGGAATTGCCGGCGAGGTCTAGAGCGCGCGCACGGCGCGAAGGACGTCGTCCGGGTCGGGTCGCACCTGGAAGTTCCGGCTGACCGAGAACCAGCGCACGATCCCGTCGCGATCCAGCACGACCGTCGCCGGGCGCGGCACGTCCTGCCCGTCCGGCCCCGCGCCCGCGTGCACCAAGCCATAGCGCCGCGCCACG encodes the following:
- a CDS encoding BrnT family toxin; translated protein: MELEWDPQKAIDNLRKHGVDFADAGTALHDEQAITISDETSDDEDRFVTLGMDALGRILVVAYTCRDDRPR
- a CDS encoding Uma2 family endonuclease, which produces MKQAERPVVRRWTRREYARLIDHGFLDEDDPIELLDGLLLVKEPQASPHRTAVLLAAKAVERAFGEGWFVQTQSPITLDDRSEPEPDVCVVRGSPRDYVDAHPTRPALVVEVAHSGSRLARGRKAAAYARARIVDYWIVNLVDRVLEVHREPARPGPARRHWGYAAIETLGADATVTPLAAPSAGIRVADLLP
- a CDS encoding BrnA antitoxin family protein, which translates into the protein MKKQYDFRYGRRGAVLRTPSGKTRITIRIDDDVLQWFRDQVHKAGGGSYQALINQALRSVAQSTEQNLEGTLRRVLREELPRYGVRRKASP